A part of Lacerta agilis isolate rLacAgi1 chromosome 7, rLacAgi1.pri, whole genome shotgun sequence genomic DNA contains:
- the SSR1 gene encoding translocon-associated protein subunit alpha isoform X1, protein MRRSVPQLLLLVLLAFPAALLLGGARSGPGSSLLVAAQDATEDEEAIEDTVVEDEDDEAEVEEDEPTELTEEKEEEDLSGEPKASPSADTTILFVKGEDFPANNIVKFLVGFTNKGTEDFIVESLDASFRYPQDYQFFIQNFTALPLNTVVPPQRQATFEYSFIPAEPMGGRPFGLVINLNYKDQNGNFFQDAVFNQTVTIIEREDGLDGETIFMYMFLGGLSLLVIVGLHQLLESRKRKRPAQKVEMGTSNQNDVDMSWIPQETLNQIMQSRRDKASPRRLPRKRAQKRSVGSDE, encoded by the exons ATGAGGAGGTCCGTTCCCCAACTGCTGCTGCTCGTGCTTCTGGCTTTCCCCGCCGCCTTGCTTCTCGGCGGCGCCCGCAGCGGCCCAG GTTCTAGTTTGCTGGTGGCTGCTCAAGATGCCACAGAAGATGAAGAAGCTATTGAAGATACAGTTgttgaagatgaagatgatgaagctGAAGTTGAAGAAGATGAACCCACAGAATTG acagaagagaaagaggaagaagatcTATCGGGAGAACCGAAAGCATCCCCTAGCGCTGATACAACCATCTTGTTTGTGAAAGGAGAAG ATTTTCCAGCAAACAACATTGTGAAGTTTTTAGTTGGCTTCACTAACAAGGGTACAGAAGACTTCATTGTGGAGTCTCTAGATGCTTCGTTCCGGTACCCTCAAGATTACCAGTTTTTCATTCAGAATTTCACTGCACTTCCTCTGAACACAGTTGTTCCACCACAGAGACAGGCCACATTTGAATACTCCTTCATTCCTGCGGAACCTATGGGTGGTCGCCCCTTTGGACTGGTTATCAATCTGAACTACAAAGACCAAAAT GGAAACTTCTTTCAAGATGCTGTTTTCAACCAGACTGTTACCATTATTGAAAGGGAAGATGGATTAGATGGTGAAAC GATTTTTATGTATATGTTCCTTGGTGGACTTAGCCTGCTTGTCATTGTTGGTCTACACCAGCTGTTGGAATCTAGGAAG AGAAAAAGACCAGCTCAAAAAGTAGAGATGGGGACATCGAATCAAAATGATGTTGACATGAGTTGGATTCCTCAAGAAACTCTAAACCAGATAA TGCAAAGTAGAAGAG aCAAAGCTTCCCCAAGACGGCTGCCCCGGAAGAGGGCGCAGAAGAGATCAGTAGGATCTGATGAGTAA
- the SSR1 gene encoding translocon-associated protein subunit alpha isoform X2, whose product MRRSVPQLLLLVLLAFPAALLLGGARSGPGSSLLVAAQDATEDEEAIEDTVVEDEDDEAEVEEDEPTELTEEKEEEDLSGEPKASPSADTTILFVKGEDFPANNIVKFLVGFTNKGTEDFIVESLDASFRYPQDYQFFIQNFTALPLNTVVPPQRQATFEYSFIPAEPMGGRPFGLVINLNYKDQNGNFFQDAVFNQTVTIIEREDGLDGETIFMYMFLGGLSLLVIVGLHQLLESRKRKRPAQKVEMGTSNQNDVDMSWIPQETLNQINKASPRRLPRKRAQKRSVGSDE is encoded by the exons ATGAGGAGGTCCGTTCCCCAACTGCTGCTGCTCGTGCTTCTGGCTTTCCCCGCCGCCTTGCTTCTCGGCGGCGCCCGCAGCGGCCCAG GTTCTAGTTTGCTGGTGGCTGCTCAAGATGCCACAGAAGATGAAGAAGCTATTGAAGATACAGTTgttgaagatgaagatgatgaagctGAAGTTGAAGAAGATGAACCCACAGAATTG acagaagagaaagaggaagaagatcTATCGGGAGAACCGAAAGCATCCCCTAGCGCTGATACAACCATCTTGTTTGTGAAAGGAGAAG ATTTTCCAGCAAACAACATTGTGAAGTTTTTAGTTGGCTTCACTAACAAGGGTACAGAAGACTTCATTGTGGAGTCTCTAGATGCTTCGTTCCGGTACCCTCAAGATTACCAGTTTTTCATTCAGAATTTCACTGCACTTCCTCTGAACACAGTTGTTCCACCACAGAGACAGGCCACATTTGAATACTCCTTCATTCCTGCGGAACCTATGGGTGGTCGCCCCTTTGGACTGGTTATCAATCTGAACTACAAAGACCAAAAT GGAAACTTCTTTCAAGATGCTGTTTTCAACCAGACTGTTACCATTATTGAAAGGGAAGATGGATTAGATGGTGAAAC GATTTTTATGTATATGTTCCTTGGTGGACTTAGCCTGCTTGTCATTGTTGGTCTACACCAGCTGTTGGAATCTAGGAAG AGAAAAAGACCAGCTCAAAAAGTAGAGATGGGGACATCGAATCAAAATGATGTTGACATGAGTTGGATTCCTCAAGAAACTCTAAACCAGATAA aCAAAGCTTCCCCAAGACGGCTGCCCCGGAAGAGGGCGCAGAAGAGATCAGTAGGATCTGATGAGTAA